The Candidatus Zixiibacteriota bacterium genome includes the window CGAGCACGGGAGCAGAAAAGAACTGTTGAAGCTCCTGGGAATGGATAAGGAAGGAATAATTAAGGCAGTCAGGGAAATGGTCAAAATTAAAGACAAGACTCCTTCGCCTCAGCTGGATATTCTGTAATCGATAGTAACTTTCACCAGTTTAAAAAGGAAGAGGGCAAAGAAAAAATGAAAAGCATTGGGATTGTGGCAAATGTTAAAAAACCAAAGGTCAAATCGACAGTTAATCGAATACTACGCTGGGCTGAAAAAAATAAGATAGGTTATTGCTTAACTCAGCAGCTTTCCGGGATGATCGGTCACAAAGATAAGGCTGTAACGTTAGAAAAACTGCCTGATTGTTGCCATCTGGTGATCTCCTTAGGCGGGGACGGCACTATGCTTGCATCGGCCCGGGCAGTTGGGAAAAAAGGGAATCCTATTTTAGGGATTAACTTAGGAGGTATTGGCTTTTTAACGGAGATCACCTCTGATAAAATCGAAAAAACTTTAGACCGCATCAAAAGAAAAGATTATGTGATTGAGAAAAGAATGTGCTTGCAGGCAGAAATTGATGGGTCCAAAGAAAAAAATCTATATGCCTTAAATGACATAGTTATCGATAAAGGGAAAGTAGCCCGGTTGATCTATCTTCACCTGTATGATAATGAGGAGTTCGTCTGCTCCTATTCGGCTGACGGGTTAATCCTTTCCACCAGTACTGGCTCGACTGCTTATTCTATGGCGGCTGGTGGTCCGATCATCAATCCCAAAATAAATGCCATCATAGCCTCACCTATCTGTCCTTTTACCTTAGCGGTACGACCTATGGTGTTCTCGGAGAAGGATTCTCTGAAAGTGGTAGTTGAATCAGAGCACCAAGAGGCAATGCTGACCTTAGACGGACAGACCTCTTTTAAATTAGGCTCACCCAGCACTATCCTGGTCCACAAAGCCAGACATTCAATTAACCTGATCAAGTTTCAGGAAAGGTTATATTACGAGGTCTTAAGGACCAAGCTTCACTGGGGGGCAAAGCCGAAAATGGGAGAATAAAATAAAGGCTAAAGGGTTCAAGAGATAAAGAGATTAAGGGAAAAAGAGTAAAAAATGAAAAAAGAAGGGTTTGAAAATTTAAATGTCTGGCAGAGGTCAAGAGAATTGGTAAACCAAGTTTATCTCATGACAAAAGATTCTAAATTTTATAAAGATCGAATACTCATGGATCAAATTAGGAAATCTGCAATTTCAGTTCTGTCGAATATCTCTGAGGGATACGAAAGAGGTTCTAATAGCGATTTTATTAGATTCCTTTATATTCCCAAAGCTTCCTGTGGTGAGCTAAGAGCCCAGCTTTTCATCACAAAGGATCAGGGTTATATTAATGAGAAAGAATTTGAACAGACCATTGATACTTCCAGAAGAGTCTCAGGGATGCTGGGCAACCTTATTTCTTACCTGAAGAAACACAAAGGGAAATTCAAAGTTTCAGTAGATGATGACAATTAACCCTTAAACCCTTTATCCCTTTAACTCTTTATCCTTTTATGCTTAAGTCTCTGAGGATAAGAAACTTCGCCATCGTCGAAGATTTAGCGGTTGAGTTTTTTCCGGGACTGAATGTTCTTACCGGTGCAACCGGCGCTGGCAAATCAATTATCATCGGCGCTCTTAATTTGGCTTTAGGGGAGCGAGCTTCTTCTGAGATGATTCGCACCGGGGCTGACTGTGCCATAGTTGAAGCGGTTTTCGAGATAAAACCAAAAAATCCAATCGAGAAAAATTTATCTGAGTTAGGCATACTCTGCAATGAGAATCAACTGATAATCCGAAGGGAAATTTCTAATAAAGGGGTAAGTAGATGTTTCATGAATGACAGATTGATCACCTTAGCCAACCTCAAATTTATAGGTGACCTATTAGCTGACCTGCATGGCCAGCATGAACACCAGTCTCTGCTAGACTCCAGAGAGCATCTTACTTATCTGGACAACTATGCAGAAGCTGGAGACCTTTTAGCTCGAGTCGGTAATGATTATTCCAAGCTGAAGAAAAAGCTGGAAGAATTGGAAGAGCTAAAAAGGATAGACAAAGTATCAAGAGAAAAAAAGGAGCTTTATCAATTTCAGCTAAACGAGATAACCAGAGCTGGTCTTTCAGTCGAGGAAGAGGAGAAGCTTTCTACTGAGAAAAAGATACTGGAGAATTCTGAGGCACTGTTTCAGGTTGCCTCTATGGTTTTTCAGGAGCTTTATGATATAGATGGCTCCATAATTGAAAGGCTCTCCTTGACCAAAAAAGAACTGGAAAAAGGCAGAGAGCATGATCCTA containing:
- a CDS encoding four helix bundle protein, which produces MKKEGFENLNVWQRSRELVNQVYLMTKDSKFYKDRILMDQIRKSAISVLSNISEGYERGSNSDFIRFLYIPKASCGELRAQLFITKDQGYINEKEFEQTIDTSRRVSGMLGNLISYLKKHKGKFKVSVDDDN
- a CDS encoding NAD(+)/NADH kinase is translated as MKSIGIVANVKKPKVKSTVNRILRWAEKNKIGYCLTQQLSGMIGHKDKAVTLEKLPDCCHLVISLGGDGTMLASARAVGKKGNPILGINLGGIGFLTEITSDKIEKTLDRIKRKDYVIEKRMCLQAEIDGSKEKNLYALNDIVIDKGKVARLIYLHLYDNEEFVCSYSADGLILSTSTGSTAYSMAAGGPIINPKINAIIASPICPFTLAVRPMVFSEKDSLKVVVESEHQEAMLTLDGQTSFKLGSPSTILVHKARHSINLIKFQERLYYEVLRTKLHWGAKPKMGE